The genomic interval ATTTACTggtattattactttttaaaatgataatggataaaatgtttttctcctcTTACAGCCCAACAAGTCCCTGTTTCTTGTTTATCCTAGACTTTTTAATATTGATTCCAAATTCTTGAGCTCACATTCTTCTGATTCTCATTTACATTGACCTACATTTCCTCCCCAAATTAATCCTTGTTTTCCTTACTTTTCAGCTCATAGTTCCATAACATGGCACAATATGGATCAGCATGGAAAGAAATACTGTTTATAGAATGGTCTTTTTAGTTGCATTTTAAGATAGCACTTTTGAATGTTGTCATTGCATTTTAAAGTTAAtccatcaaaattttatttatttatttatttgatactggggattgaaaccaagggtacttaaccactgagccatatccctagcccttttttgtatcttattaagagacaaggtctcactgagttgcctagagcctcaataagttgctgagtctggctttgaacttgtcaaagcctcagcctcctgagccattgggattacaggtatggacCACCACGCCTGATAGCCAATCAAATTTTATTAAGCACatttttgtttggtactagggattgaacccagggcactctaccactgagctgtacccccagccctttctagtttttattttgaaatgggttcTGGCTAAATTGGCCAGGCTACTATTGAATTTACAATCCTGTATCAGCTATCccagaagctgggattataggtatgcactacCACACTCTGGCTACTAAGTACTTTTGAAAAGATACTAGAGATATAAGTCATCCCTGGTATAAAGTTAGCATCTtgttaattttatctttgaatgagttaaaaaagaaaatgctgtagTGCTATGTGTGTCTTGAATAGATTGTTTCTCAGGAAAGGAGAATTTGCTGTAAGCTTAAATTTAATGATCAAAGAAGTTTCATTGGAGTTATTGAGAATTAGGTGAGGCCAAAACACATGGTAACATATCATTAATGTTAACCGAGTTTGGGAAATTTGAGCATGTGAGATGATTTAAATCCACTAGTTCAATATTTGGTATGCAAATGCAAATTGGTAGTATAAACAGTGTTAACCTTTGAAATGGCTATAGGGATATAGAGGCAACATGCTAATTCCAggttattctttttcattttttcaaaatagttttcttCAGACTGAGTAATCCAAGTTTGAAGTTTGAAGTATTCTAAGTGTTTATGTTATTGTGAATattctaaacatttaaaaatattagagattTTTTATTTGGACTTATTTGCTGCTCTTACTTTATTAAAGTTAGTAGTGAGGGTATTTGCATGAAATTTGTAGTTTCATAGGCCCTAAAAGGGAATTGATAtaagcatattattttattttattttaaatatcagataAGTCTTCCTAATAGTGTCTCCAgaacatacttttttttaaagagagagagagaattttttaatatttattttttagttttcagtggacacaacatctttattttatttttatatggtgctgaggatcgaacccagcgccccccgcatgccaggcgaacgtgttaccgcttgagccacatcccccgccctgATATAAGCATATTATGTTGGAATTTAAACCCAGATATTGATGTACCATATAACCTGATTGAATAAAAGAAATTGTGGTTGTAGTTTGGggttttcaaaaaaatgtatCACTATAttgctgtgttagtcagcttgttgtcattgtgaccaaaatacctgacaataacaacttaaaagaagaaatatttattgtggctcacagtttcagaaaatTCAATCAGATAGATGGTCAGCTGTCTCTATTGCTGTGGACCTGAAATGAAGCATGAGGCAGACCAACATGGTGGAAGGAGGAAAGCTCatagcagctgggaagcagagggagagtgAGAGATTCCAGGGAGAATATAATCCCTTTCAccttcagtgacctacttcctttaaTCCTACCTCCCTGTAGTGCATCTCCCaatcaatgggttaatccactgatgtgagCCCTCTGTGAttcaatcattgcctaaaagcctaCCAATGaaccatgctttcaacacatgagcttttttaaaaatagcttttatttttaaaaaattaatatgtatggggctggggatgtggctcaagcagtagcgcgcttgcctggcatgcgtgcaccacatacaaacaaagatgtatccgccaaaaactaaaaaataaatatattaaaaaaatctcactctctctttaaaaaaaaaaaaagtacattccaggaaacagaaaaacaaagaacaaagtcaTCCAGTCACAAACAGCTTTTTGAACGTGTTCAACACAcgaactttgggggacattctagatccaaaccatacaaTTGCTGGAGTTTCTCCAGCCAAAAAAGTGTTCTTATATGGTGAATAAATAGACACAAACATTAATTTATAACCTGCTTTATATATAAAGCAGTGCTTTAAGGCTTACCCTGAATATTGTTCTGATAAGTCACTTACTGGCTTTCTACTGTTTACTATATCAGAACTTTTTATTTGagcaacatttatattttaaatcatattccCAAATATTCTAATTGATTTTTCCCTTTATATTGTAGGGTCATATTTGTGGCTTTCCATGATGTCTCAAAGCATGAGTGATGATAACATTAGTAGCTTACATACCAATGAAGCAGAAATTGAatcagaaaacatgagaaaaagattcttcagaaatttagcaatgttactagaaaacaaaagtaataatacTAAGATATTTTCTAAAGCAAAGTACTGTCAATTAATAAGGGAAGTAAAAGAGGCTAAAGCTAAAGCAAAAAAAGAATCAGTTGACTACCGTCGCTTGGCTAGATTTGATGTTATCCTTGTGCATGGAAAAGAGAAGCTGATTGAGGCTATAAATGGAGAAACAGATAAAATACGTTATTATTTACACAGTGAGGACTTATTCGACATTCTTCATGATACACATCTTAGCATTGGACATGCTGGACGTACCCGCATGGAGAAAGAATTACAAGCAAAATATAAGAACATCACAAAAGAAGTTATAATGCTATACCTCACACTCTGTAAACCATGCCAACAGAAAAACTCAAAACTCAAGAAAGTTCTAACATCAGAAATTAAGGAAGTTAACTCAAGATGCCAAGTAGATCTCATAGACATGCAATTGAATCCTGATGGGGAGTAtaaatttattatgtattatcaAGACCTTCATACAAAGTTAAGTTTTTTGCGATCACTAAAGTCTAAAAGGTCTGAGGAAGTTGCACATgctcttttagatatttttacaATTATTGGAGCACCCAATGTCTTACAATCCAACAATGGGAGGGAATTTTCAAGCCAGATTGTCAGTGAACTCAGTAATATTTGTCCAGAATTGAAAATTGTCCATGGGAAAGCTCAGGCCTACCAAAGCCAAAGTTCTATAGAACAAACTAATGAGATCCAAAAGAGAATCTTCTCCTGGATGCAAACAAACAACTCTCCACACTGGACTGAATTTTTGTGGTTCATTCAGATGACCCAAAACCGATCCTATCACAGAGGTGTACAGCAGACTCCATGTGAAGGTACATTCAGATCTGAAGCTAAACTGGACCTGTCCCATTCTCAGTTAACTGAAGAATTTGTTGCCAAATTGCAcagagaaaatgaattaaatcaaGCCAACAGAGAGTTAGAAAATACTTTAAGAGCCCAGTATGAAGAAAACATTGAGACTGGAATAGATAGTAGTGATATTGAAGAAAATCTTTCTATTACCCCTAATATGGCTGAAAAAAACCCTTCTGAAAGCAGACTAAGATTTTTATCCTGTGTAGTTTGTGAAAAAGAATGCACAGGTGCCAATAGTTGTATATCATGTCTAGGAAATGTCCATGCAATCTGTGGAGTGCCTTCTCAACATGAGACTGAGGTCTGTGGTCACCAAATAACTTGTAGTCTTTGCCATGAGACCAGTTCAGTGAAAAGGAAACATAATGAGATTCAAAGAGGTTTGGCTGTTCAACCTTCTAAAATGCTAAAGTCATCAGAGACACCATTTTCACCAGACACAGTAGGAGACTGGGTAAGAGTTTTGAATATCCACTGTAGATGAAAGCAGGGTAAGAGCCTCATACTTTACTGTGAACAGGATAATTATTTATGAATATGAATTACTTGACAAGGTGTACCAAATCACATTTTGAccatcttaaatatatttttcctcaaaGAAAGGCAAATTGCTTTAATGCCTCccaccagcttttttttttttttttttttcccaagttggAGGTTATAACCTTAGATGTTTCCTGGTTTATTTTTCTAGGGTTTTACAGCTGTCTGGTGTCAGGCATTTCTCATGGGATGAAAAAGCTAAGAGTAAGAGGACAAATAGTGTATATGACAGATGGTATGCTTCTATGGAAGAATGAATTGggaataaatgaatttaatgcTACTTTTTTCAATTATATGTGAATTTGGGTGGGAACATTAGctaagaaaggacattttaaatcatatttagaaGGGGTTAGAGTAATGAATTTGATTTGAAGATATGGGTTTGTGCTGGGTAAGAGTTCAGTTGCAGAACTTAAATAGCATGATTTAATACCTAAATTGTTTTAAACCAGGAGTTTTATGAGGTAGAgctaatgttttgaaatatggaGGTTACACATGATTTAGGCCAGAGGTACTCAAAAGTGTGACTTGTAGACCAGTAATTATCTGCAAACAGTTTTTACTAGTCCATAatgaaataagtataaaaattgaGATTATTAGAAACATTTATAATGATTTGACATTGCAACAACATCCAAGCACATGTTTAATAAATTTGCCTTACTGAATAGAGTATAGAACAGTTTGGGTGTTAGTAAGTTTAAAGGTGGTAGGAGTTGCATGCTAGTCAAACACAATTAAGTTCACATTATAGTGTGTGATATTTTTCATGCAGTTTGTTGGATTAACCCAAAGGATATAAAGCTcagaaaatgtaaacatttattttataactttttaaaaagctttttaaattttttagttgtagatagacacaatacttttaatttatttatttttatgtggtgctgaggatcaaacccagtgcctcacacatgctaggcaagcgctctactactaagctGCAGTTGCAGCCCcattattttataactttctaattttgttttattttatatttttgtagtactggggatttaactcagccTCAGGCGCACTGCAGGGCTGCAGTGGgcaggggctctaccactgagctgcatccctaaatcttataacttattttaatatcatCTTTTTAATCAAGTCTAGTTTTGAgtttattatttgaatttattaaCTAAAAGAGGgaagtaatatttatattatttatttttaatcttaatttgcAGATGGCAAAACAAACTTCACTGGATTTTTTTGTAAAGAAGAGACACACCTTTTCTGAATACAGAAgtagtaaaaaaagaaatagtaacaaTAGAAGTCATGCTGAAGATGTGAAAACCAAAAGAGTTCATACTAGTTTTACTCGGAAATATGATCCTTCATACATTGAGTTTGGTTTTGTAGCTGTAATTGATGGAGAAGTACTAAAACCACAGTGTATTATTTGTGGAGATGTACTGGCGAATGAAGCAATGAAACCATCAAAACTTAAGCGACATTTATATTcgaaacataaagaaataagttCTCAACCAaaagaattctttgaaaaaaagagTAGTGAATTGAAAACTCAACCAAAGCAGGTGTTTAGTGTTTCTCATATAAACATTAGTGCTTTACGGGCTTCATATAAAGTAGCGCTTCCAGTTGCTAAGTCTAAAACACCATACACAATTGCTGAGACACTAGTGAAAGACTGCATCAAAGAAGTTTGCTTGGAAATGTTGGGTGAATCTGCAGCAAAAAAGGTAGCTCAAGTACCACTTTCCAATGACACCATAGCTCGACGTATTCAGGAACTGGCTAATGATATGGAAGATCAACtcatagaacaaataaaattggcaaaatatttttcattacaaCTTGATGAATGTAGAGATATTGCCAACCTGATAATCCTATTAGTCTATGTGAGGTTTGAGCATGATGATGATATAAaggaagaattctttttttcagCCTCTCTGCCTATAAACACAACTAGCTCAGAACTGTATGAAGCTGTGAAGAATTATGTTGTTGACAAATGTGGCTTGGAATTTAAGTTTTGTGTAGGAGTATGCTCTGATGCTGCAGCTTCAATGACAGGAAAACATTCCAAAGTGATTACCCAGATCAAGGAACTTGCACCAGAATGTAAAACAACACATTTCTTCATTCATCAGGACAGTCTTGCTATGAAAAAAATATCAGCTGAACTTCATAGTGTGCTTACTGACATAGTAAAAATTGTGAATTATGTAAAATCTAATGCGTTGAATTCAAGATTATTCTCCTTATTATGTGATAATATGGAAGTTGATCATAAGCAACTGTTATTGCATGCTGAGATACGGTGGTTGTCAAGGGGAAAAATTTTGTCAACAATGTTTGAAATACGAAATGAACTATTAATGTTTCTGCAAGGCAAGAAACCTGTTTGGTCTCAGCTTTTTAAAGATGTGAATTGGATAGCCAGACTTGCTTATTTGTCTGAtatattcagtatttttaatgATCTTAATGCTTCTATGCAAGGAAAGAATACAACATGTTTTTCAATGGCAGATAAGATTGAAGGACAAAAACAAAAGTTAGAAAGTTGGAAAAACAGAGTATCTACAGATTGTTATGATATGTTCCATAATTTAACAACATTCATAAATGAAGTAGGTCATGATCTTGATATTGCATATTTGCAAGAAGTTATCAGTGAACATCTTAGAAATTTGTTAGAAtaccttgaattttattttccatcaaaAGAAGATCCACGCATAGGAAATTCATGGATCCAAAACCCATTTCTTTCCTCAAAAGATAGTTTAAATTTAACTATAACCCTCCATGATAAGTTGTTGAAACTGGCTACTGATGAAGGattgaaaataaagtttgaaaatacAGCATCACTTGCTTCATTTTggataaaagttaaaaatgaatatcCTGAGCTCGCTGAGATTGCTTTAAAATCTCTTCTTTTATTCCCTTCAACATACCTCTGTGAAACAGGATTCTCTACTTTAAgtgttattaaaacaaaacatagaaacagTTTAAATATACATTATCCCTTGAGAGTAGCATTGTCATCAATTCAACCTAGATTAGACAAATTAACAAGCAAGAAACAAGCTCACTTATCACATTAAAAACTTTATTAATGTATATAGATGGTTATTCAAAATGTGCATACATTTAGTGTGAGGAATTTGCTATTGCACTTTAAACACTCTGTTTAGTTACAATTATGGAAGTATAAAGTTATGAGTAAAATATCAATTCTCtatataatttgtttatatatacacTTTCAATGAGGAATttgattaatattaattttttttaatttttataattttttcttgtttgttacacttattaaaataattttgattttgtttaatatttaaaaattcatcttttagtttatatgttttttttattatatttcattagCATGTTAAGATTGTAGGACAACTTCAGGATAGGAAATGATTTCTTTGAAATGGCAGAGTAAATCAGTGAAAATTGAATTCAAGGGGTAGGATTAGAATTCAAATGCAAAGAATAAGGTCAGTAAGATGTTAAATTTGTTAAGCTGATCCAGAGGGTAGACTGGAAGTCAATGttaaattcattttgtatatGCACTGTTACCTAGTGTGTTAGTAGGTGAGGTAGAGGAAACACTTATCTTGTAATTGTGTTAAAGCTTTGGATTTGTATTGGTGAATTCTGGTTTTATAAGTGTTGGAGATTGAGCCGTAGTGAcaaatttttcaggtttttagACTTTGCTATTGTCTTCAAGGTGCTTGGGACAAAGTTAGGTATTATTACCATCTCAAATACATCTAACAACCTCTATTGTTTAGAGGTGACTTGAAAAAATATCACACATTTCTGCTCTTATGTCTCTGTATATTCACTTCTGATTGAAAACAGACTATTAGCACAAGGCAGATTCTTTAGGTTAAAAGTAACAGTCttgaaaatatgaacacatttatatGTGCACATTTGCAAAAAGTTATCAGCAATCATCTTACAAATTTTCCAGAAAGTGATAGTCTTTTCCTAGACAAGTATCAGTTTACAGTAAGTGcttcttttcaaagaaatgtaaCAAagctaaagaagagaaagatatttaaagatataaaatgttattaataacAGCCTTTTGCTTGTAAAGTGGAAGAAACATTCTCATGAAGTTTTTAAATCTTGATTGAATTATGTGTTATTGTGTGTTACTTTTAATGAAATTGTAtgactttctcaaaaaaaaaaaaaggtgataatGATGGATAGATTTAGAAAGTGATTTGACTCCTCCAACCCACAATTTATATGCCCTCTTTCCTATGTGATGAatcatttgccatttgttttagtgcttaaataaagtattgtgttttcaatgtaaaagttttaaaaagcagcatggcgattttatatttatttctaaagtaaTCTATGGAGAAAATAGACCAAGAGAGACATTgagagtatattttaaaagacaattaaaTTCTCTTACTTTTTCTctaagaagaaatataaagattATCTGTAAGCAGAATTAGATTCACCTGGACAAAAGTTTTGGTGCAAAGTCTTTTCATATACTTTAATTAGTTAcctattttttcctgaaaatgatacTGTTAGGAGGATAAATTGCGTTCTCTTTTTAGGCTATAGGAAAACTtgtctttcctctcttccctcctctgttTATTGTTTTActatacattcttttaaaaaattcatcttggggctgaggacgtggctcaagcagtagtgtgctcgcctggcatgcgcagggcgctgggttcaatcctcagcagcaccacataaaaataaaaataaagatgttgtgtccaccaaaaaataaaaaataaatattaaaaaataaaataattcatcttAATTGAAATATATGTCTAGATGACAAGATCTtactgtatattcttttttttttttttttggcaggggaggTTTACAGTCATTTTATTGTACAGAGAAACCAAGTATACAAGATTAGAGCAGATGATGGTGACCTTTTCAAGGGTGAAGCCTAAGCCTGGCTGGAAGCACACAAAACCCAGAATATCTCCTTTCTGATCCTAACCTATGTCACCTGACTCATGATGTGAGATTAGTGCTGCACAACCACAAGGAATGAAGAAAGGACCAGCTGGGCAGAGGCAGCATCCCAAGAGGAGGCAATTACACAATCATGATGAGGATGCTAACAAAGTGCAGTTACCTACTCTCCACTATTCTTTACCAAGAAATAAAGGGTATGGCATgaactgaaaattatatttttcgtTTTTAAATAGATCCTGATAGGATGGGGTTCCTTGTTAATCAAGAATGGGATGAAAATCTAGGCTAATTATAGATCTTGTGttaaagaaaagaacaacaatgataagagaatattttttttttcttaaataagacaGGACAAGCATCTATTATTTTCGCTTCGGTGGCAACAGACTCATTGGTTTTTGTAAAGGACAATTTGTGCAATATAGTCTGTTGATAAGGATGCTCCATCATGGGGGGACAAATGTAATATTGACTCTTAATGACAGACTCAGAGTCCAGTTGAAAGAAATGATGCACTCACCACTATCATCCTGCATGTGAATCTCACAACATGAGACACAGCTCATGCTAGATCCACAGAGGAACCACTTACAATTTCAATGTCATGACAGGTTTTTGGTGTTGTGACTTATACATGCAAACTCTTTCAAAAAAGTTGGAGATAAAAGGATGGGGGAGGGCTGGAGATATTGCTCAAttataaagtgcttgcctcgaatgcacaaggccctgggttcaaccccaagcATCACAAGGTTAAAAAGAAGGACAGTAGAGAGTTTGGTTTAAAAACCACAGAGTTCTAGACACCAGCTATAGATGCCTCTGTTCTCTTTGACTATGTTCTTTTTTGAGAAACGCATCTAATCACTGAGTGTTATGAAATGTAGTTGAAAGAAATGATGCACTCACCACCATCATCCTGCATGTGAGTCTCACAACAGCAGGAACTGAGGACagaaaagttttctttgttcttgcaCTGTGAAGTTACTTAGTGACCTGGTGAATGGCACATTGCTGGAGGTGACCCCTGTAAAGGAGGTGCAGCCACCCTTTGTCATGTAGATGGAGAACTCCTTAGTCACTCTACCGGTTCAGACTTTAGGCGGGTGAAACACACGCTGATCTGGTCTGTGATGTGTTGCCAATTGTGGGAGTAGCCCTCCTTCTTGAGGTTGGCAGCCAGCTGGGTCCGCATGCTGATGATGCCTTTCACTTCCTGCAGTCATTATTTTTGCAAATCCGTTGAAGTCAGGATAATAGAAGTGATCCAGGGTCCATTGAGAGAAGAGTTGGAATATAAGGGATGGATCACAATCTTTAATTGTGATTCTACCCTTTTGGTTTCATCAGCATCTTTGCAGACTATGGTGAAGTCTCCTACATGCTTCCCACATAAGCCCATGTTCTTGTCATATAATTGGCAGAGACAAATATTAATGCCCTGTTCGAGAAAGTAGCACACAGCTCAGACATCCTTGGTACTATCATCACTGGCAAAGCCTTGGAAGTCATGTCAAAGATGGCaaggaaattctttttctttaccaTAGATTCTATTTTCTTCAACTGCTCAGGATGAGGGTCCGTTCCAGTGGGACTGTGGGCACAGGCATGCAGGAGAACAACACTGctctggtatttttaaaatgtcttttatggCGCCTGTGAAGTCAAAAGTGCAAGTCTTGGGGTCATAGTATTGATAGCATCCCTGAAAATGGGTGTGTGATTTCGCCAGGATGTTTTGGGTAGAAAGACAACTCAGctgaactttaaaaaatctttccagaAAATTGGCTCTGACCCTTAAGGCCCCAGTTCCAGAAATAGTCTGCACGGTGACAAATCTGCCACTTTTCAACACCTCACTGTTTTTACCCAGGGCTAGTTCTGCAGATATCTTAAAAATTCAGCCAGTTCACCAATGGATAGGTATTCCTTGTCCATATTTTTTGCAGCAATCTGGGTCTATGACCTTTTGGAGTCTAGGGAACACATAAGACTTTCCATTATCATCCAGGTAGGCACCAACTACCAAGTTCATCTTTTTGCTGTTGGTGTCTCTCTTATTTAGTGACTCCAAAAATGGGAACTGGGGTCCCATTTCCCTATGGGCCTACCAAGAGCTGGCTCTGGCAGAAGCTGTGGCAGCAAGACCTGGCTGGGAGGCGCCAGCAGCCATAGAGAGGATGGTTGGCCACAGTGCAGCAGGGCCATTGTGGATGGCAGGAAGGCAGTGGGTAGTACAAGACAGAGCAGAGGGCAAATGACTGCTGGCACAGAGGCACAGCCTCTTACTCTATATTCTTAACATGAATTTGATGACTGATAATTCTGAGGTAACCTAATCCTTCTGTTCCTATTTCCAGTctgttttaaaatgcattcacACATCTACTATATGTGGTTATTCATACACTGAGAAGGTATATTTTCTTGGGTACTTATGGTTACCCTGTGCAATACTGTTTGCTTCTAGATATCATATGTGAATGTGCTAGGTTTCAAAATTGAATTTATGTATAACAGGATTTGTGTTGAACTTTTCCTATTACCCAGAGTATTACAACTTAGAGAGGGACCAAAGATGGTTGTATGAATTCAGCCTGACATAACTGCAGGCATTTTGACTGATATCCACCACGATTGCCACAGATAATCCTAGTCAGTTTTTCTTCCATAGTTTCCCAGCAAATTATAAATACACCAAACCCTTAGAGTGACACATAGAGATTTATAACTGGACTCTGGTGCCAGGAATTGTGCCTGACTCTTTGATATTAGCTTAAGATAAACCAAATACATTCTGACTTACATAAAGCTTTGTTTGTCTTAAccaatgtttgtgtgtgtgtgtaattctgACCCAAATTTTTGTGGGGATTCATTTGGTCTTCTTGTTGCCCAGAACCATGCTTCTGTCAATATGTTCCTCAATAAGTTGTACTCTGTGCAATTCTGgtcttttttcttcagttttacaGTTCCTTGAGGCAGGTCTTCATACACTGGGACCAAATTGTTCCAGATCAATGGGTAAAGGAAAGTACTTCATATTATAAAGAAATCT from Ictidomys tridecemlineatus isolate mIctTri1 chromosome 8, mIctTri1.hap1, whole genome shotgun sequence carries:
- the Scand3 gene encoding SCAN domain-containing protein 3 isoform X1; the encoded protein is METSSRILPALAGQVLEEPGEIIKVKVKEEDHIWDKESCQQRDLSYTRERSRQRFRQFCYQETPGPREALSQLRELCCQWLSPEIHTKEQILELLVLEQFLTILPEELQAWVHEHNPESGEEVVTMLEDLERELDEPRQQVPQGTYEQEVLMEEIIPLDFAKESLGTHLQSMEDRMECDSPEPHLLQDNGSYLWLSMMSQSMSDDNISSLHTNEAEIESENMRKRFFRNLAMLLENKSNNTKIFSKAKYCQLIREVKEAKAKAKKESVDYRRLARFDVILVHGKEKLIEAINGETDKIRYYLHSEDLFDILHDTHLSIGHAGRTRMEKELQAKYKNITKEVIMLYLTLCKPCQQKNSKLKKVLTSEIKEVNSRCQVDLIDMQLNPDGEYKFIMYYQDLHTKLSFLRSLKSKRSEEVAHALLDIFTIIGAPNVLQSNNGREFSSQIVSELSNICPELKIVHGKAQAYQSQSSIEQTNEIQKRIFSWMQTNNSPHWTEFLWFIQMTQNRSYHRGVQQTPCEGTFRSEAKLDLSHSQLTEEFVAKLHRENELNQANRELENTLRAQYEENIETGIDSSDIEENLSITPNMAEKNPSESRLRFLSCVVCEKECTGANSCISCLGNVHAICGVPSQHETEVCGHQITCSLCHETSSVKRKHNEIQRGLAVQPSKMLKSSETPFSPDTVGDWMAKQTSLDFFVKKRHTFSEYRSSKKRNSNNRSHAEDVKTKRVHTSFTRKYDPSYIEFGFVAVIDGEVLKPQCIICGDVLANEAMKPSKLKRHLYSKHKEISSQPKEFFEKKSSELKTQPKQVFSVSHINISALRASYKVALPVAKSKTPYTIAETLVKDCIKEVCLEMLGESAAKKVAQVPLSNDTIARRIQELANDMEDQLIEQIKLAKYFSLQLDECRDIANLIILLVYVRFEHDDDIKEEFFFSASLPINTTSSELYEAVKNYVVDKCGLEFKFCVGVCSDAAASMTGKHSKVITQIKELAPECKTTHFFIHQDSLAMKKISAELHSVLTDIVKIVNYVKSNALNSRLFSLLCDNMEVDHKQLLLHAEIRWLSRGKILSTMFEIRNELLMFLQGKKPVWSQLFKDVNWIARLAYLSDIFSIFNDLNASMQGKNTTCFSMADKIEGQKQKLESWKNRVSTDCYDMFHNLTTFINEVGHDLDIAYLQEVISEHLRNLLEYLEFYFPSKEDPRIGNSWIQNPFLSSKDSLNLTITLHDKLLKLATDEGLKIKFENTASLASFWIKVKNEYPELAEIALKSLLLFPSTYLCETGFSTLSVIKTKHRNSLNIHYPLRVALSSIQPRLDKLTSKKQAHLSH
- the Scand3 gene encoding SCAN domain-containing protein 3 isoform X2; amino-acid sequence: MLEDLERELDEPRQQVPQGTYEQEVLMEEIIPLDFAKESLGTHLQSMEDRMECDSPEPHLLQDNGSYLWLSMMSQSMSDDNISSLHTNEAEIESENMRKRFFRNLAMLLENKSNNTKIFSKAKYCQLIREVKEAKAKAKKESVDYRRLARFDVILVHGKEKLIEAINGETDKIRYYLHSEDLFDILHDTHLSIGHAGRTRMEKELQAKYKNITKEVIMLYLTLCKPCQQKNSKLKKVLTSEIKEVNSRCQVDLIDMQLNPDGEYKFIMYYQDLHTKLSFLRSLKSKRSEEVAHALLDIFTIIGAPNVLQSNNGREFSSQIVSELSNICPELKIVHGKAQAYQSQSSIEQTNEIQKRIFSWMQTNNSPHWTEFLWFIQMTQNRSYHRGVQQTPCEGTFRSEAKLDLSHSQLTEEFVAKLHRENELNQANRELENTLRAQYEENIETGIDSSDIEENLSITPNMAEKNPSESRLRFLSCVVCEKECTGANSCISCLGNVHAICGVPSQHETEVCGHQITCSLCHETSSVKRKHNEIQRGLAVQPSKMLKSSETPFSPDTVGDWMAKQTSLDFFVKKRHTFSEYRSSKKRNSNNRSHAEDVKTKRVHTSFTRKYDPSYIEFGFVAVIDGEVLKPQCIICGDVLANEAMKPSKLKRHLYSKHKEISSQPKEFFEKKSSELKTQPKQVFSVSHINISALRASYKVALPVAKSKTPYTIAETLVKDCIKEVCLEMLGESAAKKVAQVPLSNDTIARRIQELANDMEDQLIEQIKLAKYFSLQLDECRDIANLIILLVYVRFEHDDDIKEEFFFSASLPINTTSSELYEAVKNYVVDKCGLEFKFCVGVCSDAAASMTGKHSKVITQIKELAPECKTTHFFIHQDSLAMKKISAELHSVLTDIVKIVNYVKSNALNSRLFSLLCDNMEVDHKQLLLHAEIRWLSRGKILSTMFEIRNELLMFLQGKKPVWSQLFKDVNWIARLAYLSDIFSIFNDLNASMQGKNTTCFSMADKIEGQKQKLESWKNRVSTDCYDMFHNLTTFINEVGHDLDIAYLQEVISEHLRNLLEYLEFYFPSKEDPRIGNSWIQNPFLSSKDSLNLTITLHDKLLKLATDEGLKIKFENTASLASFWIKVKNEYPELAEIALKSLLLFPSTYLCETGFSTLSVIKTKHRNSLNIHYPLRVALSSIQPRLDKLTSKKQAHLSH